The Anopheles maculipalpis chromosome 3RL, idAnoMacuDA_375_x, whole genome shotgun sequence genomic sequence CTTAGAACGTTCAGTAGCTCCTACTGCGCGGCCGATCAGTCCCTTCCAGTGACATATACGGGTGTGTTAGAACCTTTTTAAAGATCAGATatagataaaaaaaggaaacattttggAAGATCTGGTACAATGGTGGTATAAGCGTATGTAATGATGATTATTACGTTATTAGTGTTTACGTTAAGCTAATCTCGGTGCAGCCTTATACTTCTCGTAAtatctttctttcctttctcttcCGAGCGGCACTATCCGTGTAGTGTAGTGATGAAGCAAAACCTGTGAGCATTGTTAGATAttgtgaaatggaaaaaatatatatattgcaaaaaaaaaaattatctaatGTATGTCACTAGCTCGAGTTCAGCTTCTTACGCCACTGATGGGGAAAGAAAACGCAATCGAATTttaggttttaattttttttattcattcgtgTCTTTTTCTGTAtcgttctttattttttatcaattttgctTCAGTAGACTGATATTTGTTCTATTGTTTCTTTGTagttttttggcttttttacttttccaccaatcccatccatccattaAAATCGATTCCTTCACCTCAATTATCGCTCAAAATGGCACGAAATATAGcattcgttctttttttatgttttattttctattcgtTTCAATAGTTGCTCGTTTGGCATCGCAATCGCCGTACGATCTTCGATTTGGTTTTAATGGTCTGTTTTCTCATTGTTAAGAGATGTACATGCAAGTTGTTTTCCCTTTGTTTTTCCCATCGCTTTCGAATAACTTTACAAGATTTGCAGAATTTCTGTACGATCGCAAGCAGTCATCGCCGGAAaagggttttttcttctttgctatATGTTAGTGTGTTAATGGTGAATTTCTATTCGATGCATTTGTGAATGATTGGatcagaaacaaaaatcaaagtgTTATCAAATGACGTTCATACCTTGCTATTTTCCACCTGTTTCGCTTGGTTAGTTTGCAATATAGTAGTTCGGTGTTGAAGAGTCTTTCGCTGAGGTTGACAATCTGTTTATTGTAATGGTTGGGCTGTTTATCTTTCCTAACTCTGCACTATGTTTTACGGTACCAAATCCTTCCAAAAGGCTTCATTATAGATCTGAAAGTCCAGTTCTTAGTGCCCTTTTTAAGTGTGTTGCTATTTCCAACGTAACCTTCATTCGGCTAACCGTCCTCATTCGAATCATACTCGTGCCGTTTTAACTTTCGTCCTACGTCTCTCGTCATTCATCCTATAAATATATGTATTTACAAATATAACACGTATCTTATCATATCGTTTCCGATTAAAACACAAACGCAAAATGTTTAGCAACTTAACGAAAACAACGATCGTTCAAAACAGTCGTTCCGTTTTACGATGTATTTATGCATTTGGTTTTACGCTCTACACACCTGGAATGGGTTCATTCGATATTGtctcattgttttttttttcattttactttgTTTAGCCTAGTTTTCTCACAcaacagacacagacacacaagtATGTTGCGTAGCAAACTGCTCTGGTCTTTCGTTCTGGTCTCTCGATCACGTACAACACTTACTGGCTACTGTTAGCAGGGGGAGCTCAACAGGCACCTCACCCCGCACAGTTACTTTCTAGGCTTTTAGTAGTCTGCTTTGGAGTTTACATTTGGTTGTATTGGTATGTGTCAGGGGTGCTTTGGAGTGGTGAAttactattttcttttctttttatttaactgCAACACCAGCAGCGTGTGCAGctggtttgtttgtgaaagcaaaaacaaaactcaaattGGTTGATAGTTGTAGAAtagataaattaaaacaaaaggtTTATATTGTAATGAATTTCCATTCTTCTTCTACACGACGGGATATGTTATTTTCGGAGTAAAGGGGTTTTtggtgtgtatttgtttttattactttgaGTTTTGCAGATGGATTACTTATAGCATGTTTTTGGTTCAAAGTTGTGTCAGTTCGAGTGTTtctgtttaaatatgtttgaagatcattagttaaaaaaaaaacggaagtgGTTGAAGAAGTCGTTAAACAAGTCAGAAGTAatgtaattgaaattgaacTCATAAATTTAAAGTCGAAGTAAAACGAACATACTGTGACAGATGTGATGGAAGATGTCTCCATGAACAGCCGAGAATGTAGTTTAATTAGCTTTCTATTGAAAGTGTTCAGTTTAATGTAACGGTGACGATAACAGCCTTATCATTGCCCCACCTTAGAATGGTataagaacaagaaaaaagcgaaagtgCGTACAGCAAATCAGCTGTGATCGGTTTTTCTGGTACAAGGCACTGCTAAAACGTTAGATAAGAAAGGAAATGTAGTAATTCACAAAAGGagaaaccaagaaaaaaacgagGTGATAATTGGGCTGGCATTTGTGTATCGTAGTGACCTtggtgattttgtttgttttgttttgctgtttcctCTTTTTCGTGCTATTCATTACTCAACGTCAGTTCCTTATGTACACAGTAATTATGCTCTTAAAGAAAGGGCCAATTTTAATCGTTGTAAACAGAAAAACTTTAatcttttatcatttttacaaacaaacaggGTCTTGCTTTTCTTGAGCCTTTAAGTAAACCTCGTAAAAGTTTAGTTTAAACGGtgattgaaaaacatttttcacatgAGCCTATCataatgtttctttcttttttaggaatttaatattatttccAATTCATAACGAGTGCTTTCCATAACAAGCGTGATCCATTCGTTCGCCACCAGACTTGCTTCTACATGCAATTGAGGAAATGGTTTGCTCGAAGCTTTCAACACATACATCCACGTTGGGAAACCCTGTAAAATTGTTCATCGATCAACTAACAGGCTAGTTATGAAAGGGTTTTGGCAAGTACTCGGAAAATGTAACTTACAAAGATTGGTTGGTCCAGTTTTGTTTCATGTGAAGCGAGAACAGAGAACACATTGCTGTAGTTAAACTATGACGGGACAAGATTCGTCAAACGTAACAATGCATAATGAAGTTGAGAAAGTACGAGGATAACGATCTGATCAGTAAAAGTGAGTACAGCAACAGGCTGTAGCTGTCCTTTGAAAACGAGATTGTTGTGTACTTCATTAGTCTAGTATCTCTTTTAGAGCTAAAtacgttttgtttgtgaatgtgttgtatgcgtgtttttttgtttcgtttagttATAATTTCTaatcaatttgtttgtttcaatttgttctcttttatttcttccaaCAAGACTATCTAGTGGGGGATTTTTCTATttacgttttcttttccatttgttgTTGATAAACTCTTTCATACCCATGTTTGTTATCATGTTTCGTTTGGCTGttcatttgtttcaatttgtttctCTTCTTTACTGGTCTTTTCagttagtttaattttaactAACAATAAAACTAGTGATTTTGGATCGTTTCTTCGTTtgtaatgtgtatgtgtgtgttttcgcattgtgaatgttttttgttatctCTTTTTATacgattttttgttcaattcgCTTATTTATAAGTTTGCTGTTTTTCGGGTTTTTTCTTTGACTATATGGCTTTTGGGGAGGGAGCGTAAAGCAAAATGAGCTCTAGTGAGATGCATTGGTTGATTAACGGCTTTCTGTCTGAGGTGTACGTATGAGAGTCTGTGTGTTTCTTATGCGAAGAAATTTCGTTAATATTCTATAAAAATATACGTATAAAACACTCATTATCCAAAGTTGGCTGGTGATCCAAATGGCGTCCATTTTGGCTTTTCGTGTTACAGTAGGTCTCGGGAAGCGTGTTTCAATGTATAGTTCTGCTGGTTCATAGTCCGTTGTTTTTCGATACACTGGAGCGAGTGCGTATGTGTTTTTTACCGACGTTTTTAGCTGGAAGATTTTATTAACTGGCACCAAAGGCTAATAATTTGTCGGCTTTTATACGTCGTTGTACTGCTTTGAAGTTACTTTTTGCCGGTGCAGTTCTAACTGCACCTTTACACATTAATCTGAAACGCTTCCCGTTGCAGTTTCTGATTGGCACGTGGTCGGGGCGAATGGTTGCTCGACTTTTTGCCCACGACGTTGCTTCCGATCTCCGTGGCACTGCCCAAACTTGATGGATTTACGGACGATACGGCCAGCGTTGCATCCCGGCCGAGCAGATCCGAAAAGCGGGCCGGCGGTGTTATGTGATCGGAATAGTTAGGATAGTTCGATATACTGTTTTGAAAAGGGGGAAATGGATAGAATATTAGTAACAatgatggcaaaaaaaaggaaaaaagtcaGAACGGTGGCTGAAAAGTCCTCCGAACGTAACTACTTACCTGAAAGTAGTTTCTTCGTTGTGGCTAGAGTACCCGCTAGAGCTACGCACGTGCCGCTTCGGTAGGTTTTGCGACTGTGCTTTGGCAGACTTTCTCGGTGGATAGGGTGGTTTGGATTTTCTCGATATGCTCGAGGGAGAGTTTTCGGAAGACGAAGACGTTTCGTCTTGCGTGTCTGTGCAGGATAGATTAGtttgaaaacgaaaacgaaacgaaaggatGGAAAACATAAGAGATAAAACATAGtgagtaagaaaaaaatgcaaaatagtgaagaaaaacaattagaCATAAATATAACAGATTGAAGAGGAAATAATGAtacgaaaaaattgaaataatgagcaaattttgaataaaaatgttagaaaaatcaaaaaaggtTTAGAAAAGAGAAgacaaattgaaattgaatgatGAAAGAGATAATGAAAACCAAGtaggaggaagagaaagagagagaaagagagagagagagcgtgttGGTGTGAGTGATAAAGCAAAAATGAAGCATTTGCGCGGTGTATATTATTTatgtactctttttttaattagcAGAAAgctatttaacaaaaaaagtaattaaggaaaatttatttgtttgcatgaCTGGGCGCATCCTTTACAATGCGTCACGCTCAACAACGATTGAAAATACAACACGATTTTCGCACAGATTGCCAATGTTACGGAGCATCGGAGCTGTAAGTTAAAATACGCGTAAACAATTTTGGAACCGGAAGTGGtcagggaaaaaaaatgcgaaaatcAAATAGCTTTTGTACAAACTtaaccaaacaaaatgaaagcaaaaaagcttttttttttgggtttcaaTGAAAGTTGCCCTGTATTGCATACGTACCACGATGGTGACGGTAGTTGGACTGGTTGGAGCGCGAGGCAATATCGTTGTCAGATTCGGAACCGAGTGTATCATATTCTGTAATCGGTATATGAAGTGTTAGTATCTTCCTAACTTCGGAATCTGTGGATCCGGGATTGTCTGATTCTATAAATTGATTTATATCTAGAAATGGTCGGCTTTATGGAGCAAGACAGCGAGCAAAACATCGAATCGGTTAGTCGGTGCGAGCGTACTCACCTATTGGTTCCGAGGTGGCCGGATCTCGGAGCCGAGATCCGCCCTTTCTGCGTACTTTCGTGTACTCGGGCTCTTTGTTCTATTTGGAGTTTGGGTTTAGTTTtgtgggtttgtttgttttggcgcATAAAATAATTCGATGTTGTGTgagtttcgtatttttttgGAGTGCGATTAGTTCGATTTCCGATTGGTTCGATTTCAGTTCATCCAACGGGGAAGACAGCAACAGGCAGGAtatattttgtgtaaaaacGGGAAGAGACGTATCGTTAAGAAGATGGGAACGAAACACCAGGTacgacgacacacacacacacacacagagcaccatcaccaccatcaggagattatgttattttgtttttccaaagaCCGATCAAGTGATCGAGGGAAATATTGCGAGGGGTTGATTTGATTTGGATGGGCAGAGGTTTTTCgtgttaaatttttgattgtttCATATCGTACGAACAGCcacagagaaaaaagagagaaagagaaagaaagagaagagaagagatagaaagaaagagaaaaaagaaagaaaaaacaccatTTGGGACATTTGATTTTCTCGGTATATAGGGTTCGGCGTGCTCGTCTCGCCCGTGGTATATGTTGGTGagcggtttgttttggttgtgtgAGTTTATTGTGTGAGAGCAGTTCGAGATACTATTTAGCTAGGCTAGCAGTAGGCTTGTTGAGTTAGTGCGATAGTTAGCATCGCAAAACGCTCAGATGATCGTGAGATGTGATCGTAACGAAAGCATTAAACTCTAGTGCCAATTGATGAAGGGATGCGATACGATCGATATGGCATGAATCAAAACAAGTATGAGATGGGATCGAGACGGAGAGCTTGAAGAGCTTAAGAAAGAGATTAAGAAAGAGATTCTTATTGATGCCGGTAATTGGCAATGAAGTAGCTTAGCATTCTTGCTAGAGAAAGAATTAAGAATTGATAGCTCTGGACATTGGAAGAGAGACTCAGAAAAAGGTTGTAAAAAGACAACGAGCAACGAACGGAGAATGAACCAACGACGATGGATGAAGTCGACGATCATGAGATGAAGAGATGTGCGTACACTATTAACGAACACAATGGCTTCCCTTTCTAGAAAATAGAATGAACACAGAGAGATGAATATGAGCGCGCAACGGAAGCAGTAGGAAGTATTAACACATTGGATGATGGATGGCAGGATAATTGGCAGGAAATGGATGGAGGTGAGAGGCatacaagaacaaaaacaaatggcaTCGATGGATCGATCGGTTAGTATGTGCGCTCGAATAGTCGTTTGATATGATACCGATACAAACAGAAAGTATGGCATGTTTAGAAGAACAAACGAGATGGCATAGAAATTAAACTTACATGATAGCTTTCGGTTTTAACATCATGATACACAAATGATCCTCTTACCGAGTGATATGGTCCACTGTAGACATTTCCACTGTATGAACTTTCGCTGTACGTTTGCTTGTTCAGCTGAAAGGTTGCATACGGGCAAATGTCTTCAATATACTCTGCAAAATTGGAGAAGAAACATGGTACAGAGTACTGTTTTAGATGAAGCAAAAACTGTGATCAGAGGGTGAATGACACCGTAAGGGATGTGTTTGGAAAAGGGCACAAAGCAGACAAACGATTACCATTTCCCTCGGCTTTATAGCTGCCCGAGTCAACGGAGTTACTGTTACGGCTTGCTTGTTGGGCCCTCACCGCCAGATACTGCTGGTCCCGGTTGTGCTTATTCTGGATGTTCGCGATCGATGGAGATTCCGACATTGAGGTTGATGGAATACGGTTCTGGTTGTTGAGCTCTGGGGAGGTAAGAATTATGGAAATGATAGTAGTCATATGAACACTCCAAAATCTACCCTTCTGTATTACTTCTCTTCCGTATCAGGAGTGCCGCAGCTACGAGGGCAAACAGTATCAAAATCGATAGGCATAGTGGTAGGATGACCTTAAAGTTGGCATAGAACGGATTCTCACCCATGTGCGGGGAGACTGGATTGGTTATGTCAGGATACACCATCACTAGAAATAATCGATGTAGAATTAGAATCTGCTAAGAACCTCGTCCATTCCAAGAATTGGAGAACTTTATCCTTACCACCCTGTGCGGTGAGCGTGGTGTAGTTGTAAACAGCCATCGTTGCCCCAGCATTATTGTAGGCCGTAACACGTAGCTGATACTTTGTCGCTGGTTGCAGATCCGTTACAGTAAATATGCGCTCGGTAGCTTCCACATGGCTAGCGATCATATTCCACTGCGCCCGCCCATACAAACGGTTCTCGATTGAAAAGTGCAGTATGCCGCATCCGCCATCACCCCACGAATCAAGCCAACAGGTCACACTGGTCGAATTGTTGGTGATCATTTGCGAATGTTTCGGCTGTACGGGTGGCAATCCCTTTGTGTGCGAATGAACGATATCACACGGCAGTCCAGTGCCGATCTTGTTGTAGGCCGTGATGTATAGCTGATAGCGTGTACCACACCAAAGATTCACCAACAAATGTGTGTTGGTTTTGGAATCGATCTGTAACTCTTCCCAGTCACCGTTCTCACGCTTGTAGTTAATGACGTACCCAAGCACCGGTGATCCTCCGTTCCGATTATCCGTCCACTCAAGCAACAGGCTATCGGTGTACGTGTTGACGATCGTTAGGGTAGGAGGATCTGGTGGCACTCGGATCCGAATGCGATACACAATCTCATCCCGGCCCCAGGTGTTTTCCACACTGCAAGTATAATTTCCCGCATCCGAATGCTGACAGTCCTTGATGTAGAGCGTTCCATTCTTTGCGATCAGTTTGCGAGTTCCGGTGTCCATCGGTTGATCATCCTGTCGCCAGATGGTAACCGGTGCTGGAACACCAACCTTCCGACAGGGTAGAATCAACGTTTCCTTCCAAGGTGTTACAATCTCCTGGCTGAAGGAAACTATCCTTGCGGGTACCTTGTTGTTAGGCGGTACGGTGATTACTTCAGACTTTTCACCTTCACCGACTTTCGTAGAAGCTGTGAGCCAAAACTGATAGGTGGCGTGTTCCTGCAGCCGAACCGTTTCGTGGCTTTCGGCGTACGGGACGAGTGAGCGTTTGTGAGTGCCTTCGTCACGGCCCCCATCGACCAGAGACATGTAGAAGGTGTAGCCGGTGATGAGACCATTCCGATGGGCAGGTGGCAACCAGGAGATAATGATCTTGGTGCTCGACGATGGGACCGCTTTCAGTGCACTCGGAGCACTTGGCACTGGAAGTGATATAGTCAAATATTAAATAGGGAATTTAATTCTATATCGCTTGTCCACTTACCATCCTCCTGAGTGATACAGTGGAACGGATTCGTTCGCACACCGTCTCCAACTTTCGTGAATGCTAACACCCAGAACGTGTAGTTGGTGAACTTTTTCAAATTCTCCAACGTAAGGTACTGATTGTTGGTTTTCGATGTGTACGGTTCTTTCTCTGTAAGATAGAAAGCTGTGATTACTACGAGCTGATATACCTTGCTTAGTCGGTCACACACCGTAAAGATCATCCATCTCAATGTAGGACACTTTATAACCCCGAATCTTTCCGTTCTGTCCATCAACCGGCGGTGGAGACCAGGTGATGTAGATCGAGGTCGAACTAAGCACATCACACTTTGGACTGTCCGGCGCACTGGAAGGTACATCCTCCAATGTTCCGAGCGAGATCTCCTTGCTCGGAGGTCCGCTACCCTGGCTAGTGTACGCCTGCACTACTATATTGTACGTGGTACACTTGTTAAGGTTCTGAAGCGTTGTCTCACCACCAAAATGACTCCGCACCTCAACCGtcttaaaattaaatccttGAGTCGGATTTATCTCACGATCGTTCGGATTAGCTGCCACCTGATACCCGACGTAGTAACCCAACAGGTTCCCATTCCACTGATCCCGATCGGGTGCTTCCCAGGAGAGAAAGATTTCGGTGGAACTCTTCGGTTCACCCTTGATGTTAAGCGGTGGCCCCGAAGGTACTTCTTCTAGCGTTGTAACCTGAATCACTTCCGAGTACTCCGAAGCGCCAAGTTTATTTTCGGCCGAAATGCGCAGATGGTACGCTTTAGCGGGTTTAAGGTTTTGCAGCGTGATCACGGTTTGTGTACCGGCGACGGTGATGTGTTCGGCCGATTGCCACGGTTCCGTTACCAGCTTGTACTCCACGTTGTACTTCTCGATAGGACTGTTACCAGCGAACGGTTGACTCCAGGATAGTTGTAGTGTGCGTGATTGTTGCGAGTTGATGCGAAGGTTCTTGGGTGCTTCAGGCACTTCCTGGATAACCAGGTGGATCGACATTTCATCTTGACCGAAAGCGTTCGACGCTTGGCATATGTAGACGCCGGTATCTTGCCGATAGGTGTGAGAGATACCGAGCTCCGACACCATCCCATCGTCCAGCACTTGCTCCCGGATGTTGTACCGATTGTCGAGCGATTCATCTAGCTGCTGCTGGGAGCTTTGCATCTTCCACTTGATGTCGATCGGGTTGTCACCCTGCACATTGCACTGGATGTGGATCTGTTTATTGCGCGGTGAGgtgatttgcttgtttttggtGGTAAAATGAGCAGGCACTGCAAGGTAATTAGACATTCGAGGTTAAGAATCTAAAATAGTAACCAAATACATATAAAGGAATAGCAATTTCTACCTACCATTAACTTTAAGGAAAATAACCTTACTAACACCGGTCCCGATAGAATTTTTCGCCTCACACAAAAAGTGACCCTGCGAATCTTTGGCTATTTTACGAAACTGTAACGTCCCGTTCGTATGCAACGATACGTTCGGCTCATACAGGAAATCCTTATACTCGCCCGGCGTATTTCCGATTGCTTTTTTCCACGTTACGGTCGGCTGTGGATGTCCACCAGCTTGGCAATGGAGCGCCACATCTTGTCCCGCTTGGGCACTCGAATCCTTAGGCTCAAGAATCCACTTGGGAGGAACATTAACCGTAAGTGGCACAGTGAAACTCTCACTGCCAGCAACATTACTCGCGATGCACGTATAGTTCCCCGAGTACTCCGACGTAATGTGTTCGATAACCAAACTCGTACTATACTCATCTAACCGTCGGATCACCTCATTCCCGGTACCGAGTACCGGTTTCCCGTTCCGTTCCCAGCGAAAGTTAACCGGCAGGTCACCCTCCAATATTTGGCAAGAGATAGCGGCACGCATACCCTCACGCAGCATGTTTGTCATTGCCTGTATAGGCATAATCTTCGGTGGTACGATCACCTGTATCTCGACATTTCGCCGTGCCGTTTGTTTCTGCTTATTCTGGGCCATGCAGGTGTAGGTGCCGGCATCTTCTGCTAGCTGAAGCTGCTCAATGATTAACGTACCGTTGTTGTAGGCTCGTTGGCGTCGGTTTATTGGAAGCGTTTGACCGTCTCGCTCCCAGTGGATCTTATCGATTGGGTAACCGGCGACCGGGCACTTGATGATGAGATCGTGTCCCGAGACGCCAGTTATTTTTGGCATCTCGCGTATATATGGAAGCCCATAGATGTTCACTTTGGCACTGTGTGACACTCTGTTTTTACGGGAGAAAAGCACAAAATGGGGAGAAAAATTGTTAGAAAATGTTACGATTCTGTGTGATTAGTCTGATGCATCGAATATCTCCGGGGAAGAACCCTACCGAACCCAAAAACCCCGACCAGTCCCGATCACCCCGGCTGGCATAGATTGTGTAATgcatttttcatcatcttcCATCCATATGGTGTGGAATTCCTTCGGGgagttttgcaaacatttgccCACTTCCATCCACCACCCTATCTATCACAGACTGTTAGAACGGTCGGGACAAAAACCCCTTGTCAGCTACTTACTTTCCTATGCTGTTCTGTGCCACGCACGTATATTCGCCACCGTCCTCCTCCTTCACGTTCGAAACGTTCACGTGACTGATGACATCGTCGTGGATGGTGACGTACTGACCGACTACAAACCGTGGACTATCGGGAATCTGTGTGAAAGTGGTAGAAGCATGCGGTACGCGTGttacgagattttttttcctactcaTTATGCCTTCACCAACatgtttcggtttgtttcttTACAAACTCGATTTATATCCCACGCATATAACGGATTCGCACACGGTGGGCATCAAAGTGGGCAATCCGATGCTTCCACTACTTACCGGAAATCCATCTAGCTTCCAAGTGAACTGAGGTGGCGGGTTGCCGGTACCCACGCACTTGAGCGATACGGTCGGTCCCGGTTGTAGCGTTTGTTCCGAGAACCAGTAAAGTAGCTCGGGAGTTGCATCTGGGAAAGAGGGAAGAGTGTGCACGACGTTAAGTACTTACTCGAGGGGATGACGCTTTTCCCTGGGCACAAATGATCAAACGAGGGGCATTTTTTATGGTGtacttgcttctttttctgttctaACGCTGGCGCATTTAAGGTGCAAAATGGAGGAAGCGAAGTGAATGGGAAACGGGGCAAGCAAAGGGGAAATAATGTTCCCTGTCCTAATTATGGACGCTGGATGATGAATATTCTTTCGGGAATACATGTGCAAtatgggggatttttttttgcctgctcTTTTTTACTTCCTTCCTGTAGATGATGGGGTTGCATCATGAGCTTGATGCAAATTCACTTTGAAATTGACACAGTTTTCAGATGAATCTTAAGATAAAAGTGTGGCGTTTTTTAGGTGTAATGCGAAAGTATGATgagcttcattttttattttttattgtttttctttaactgTGCTTCCATTGCTTTTATTGAAGATTCAACGTAAATTCGTATCATCGTATCATTGTAAATCACACCACCATAATGACACAGCATTGgtagaaatttatttcaatcaatatTATTTCAAGTTGTGTGACTTTTTAGTAGTATATCTAATAAAGTATTTGTagtaaaaatagtaaaataatgaaatgtaTTGTCCCGGTGACCATACCCATAAAATCCCGGGGTTTCAAATTCAATCAGATCATGAAAGCCAAATATCGGTAAGCTGAGACCTTTCAAAGTTGTagtgccaaaaaaaagtattgttTGCTACTCTTTctggatttgttggaaatCTGAATAGGCCAGTTTGAATGCCTTCGAATATGAGGCAAAAGCTCCTCCGTGAAAGAGTTCTCATGAGTTCTCCTGAAAGTTCTAATTGATCTCTTGGGACGGTGTGATCGATCAAAAGACAACTTATTTGTTTGCTAGCTTCTTGCAGGCAATAGTTTCCGTCATGTAATCCACACTCGATATGATACTGATATCAGCatttcttggaccatgaaaacaGGCCTCTTTAAAGCGAGCAAAACGAGTTTCGTTATTAAATGACTACCCAAGCGATTCACGCAACAGAACCGCACACAGCCCACGATGGACAACCTGAGGTAAAGCGTCTTTTTTTAAGGTTCTCTCCTCATAAAAAAATAGCTACGAATACGGAAGGCTGTCAAAGTCAAGTtccttttttgtaattttaaatataatcttttgtttattttattttattcacttaCCCCCAAGCTGCAGCTCCGCCGTTGACTGTATCTGCTCCCATTCGTTCGCCACAAAGCACTGGTACATGCCCTGATCCTCTTTCTGTACACTCTTGATCACTATCCGCGGCACATCGGTATAAATCTCGATCCGGCTGTCTCGCACGATCGGTTTCCCATTATGCATCCACAGCACCTCATGTGCCGGAAAGCCCGATATAATACACTGAAACTGCGCATCCTTACCAACGT encodes the following:
- the LOC126561301 gene encoding cell adhesion molecule Dscam2 isoform X6 gives rise to the protein MDVRGLAQGILLLHILKGVILLDLQGPVFLSEPPYKVEFSNNSGGLIDCTGHGSPPPDVEWSVATTNHELVYTLPNGSLIFYPFSADKFRHEVHSTVYRCKLKNLVGTILSREVHVKGVVNQKYNIQVHDEYVMSGNTAVLKCQVPSYIQDFVVVTAWVQDSGVHLYPNTDIGGKYIVLSNGDLYINNAGASDAYKTYSCRTVNRLTGEIQISTYPGRVIVTEPKGLVQPRINVEKHSLKHVVVNAPVTLPCVAQGHPVPTYRWFKEVKDQIMPLQLNERISIVSAGLLKIAKARLEDSGKYLCWVNNTAGEETIQVSLTVTAPLTAHLQPQVQTVDVGKDAQFQCIISGFPAHEVLWMHNGKPIVRDSRIEIYTDVPRIVIKSVQKEDQGMYQCFVANEWEQIQSTAELQLGDATPELLYWFSEQTLQPGPTVSLKCVGTGNPPPQFTWKLDGFPIPDSPRFVVGQYVTIHDDVISHVNVSNVKEEDGGEYTCVAQNSIGKVSHSAKVNIYGLPYIREMPKITGVSGHDLIIKCPVAGYPIDKIHWERDGQTLPINRRQRAYNNGTLIIEQLQLAEDAGTYTCMAQNKQKQTARRNVEIQVIVPPKIMPIQAMTNMLREGMRAAISCQILEGDLPVNFRWERNGKPVLGTGNEVIRRLDEYSTSLVIEHITSEYSGNYTCIASNVAGSESFTVPLTVNVPPKWILEPKDSSAQAGQDVALHCQAGGHPQPTVTWKKAIGNTPGEYKDFLYEPNVSLHTNGTLQFRKIAKDSQGHFLCEAKNSIGTGVSKVIFLKVNVPAHFTTKNKQITSPRNKQIHIQCNVQGDNPIDIKWKMQSSQQQLDESLDNRYNIREQVLDDGMVSELGISHTYRQDTGVYICQASNAFGQDEMSIHLVIQEVPEAPKNLRINSQQSRTLQLSWSQPFAGNSPIEKYNVEYKLVTEPWQSAEHITVAGTQTVITLQNLKPAKAYHLRISAENKLGASEYSEVIQVTTLEEVPSGPPLNIKGEPKSSTEIFLSWEAPDRDQWNGNLLGYYVGYQVAANPNDREINPTQGFNFKTVEVRSHFGGETTLQNLNKCTTYNIVVQAYTSQGSGPPSKEISLGTLEDVPSSAPDSPKCDVLSSTSIYITWSPPPVDGQNGKIRGYKVSYIEMDDLYEKEPYTSKTNNQYLTLENLKKFTNYTFWVLAFTKVGDGVRTNPFHCITQEDVPSAPSALKAVPSSSTKIIISWLPPAHRNGLITGYTFYMSLVDGGRDEGTHKRSLVPYAESHETVRLQEHATYQFWLTASTKVGEGEKSEVITVPPNNKVPARIVSFSQEIVTPWKETLILPCRKVGVPAPVTIWRQDDQPMDTGTRKLIAKNGTLYIKDCQHSDAGNYTCSVENTWGRDEIVYRIRIRVPPDPPTLTIVNTYTDSLLLEWTDNRNGGSPVLGYVINYKRENGDWEELQIDSKTNTHLLVNLWCGTRYQLYITAYNKIGTGLPCDIVHSHTKGLPPVQPKHSQMITNNSTSVTCWLDSWGDGGCGILHFSIENRLYGRAQWNMIASHVEATERIFTVTDLQPATKYQLRVTAYNNAGATMAVYNYTTLTAQGVMVYPDITNPVSPHMGENPFYANFKVILPLCLSILILFALVAAALLIRKRKLNNQNRIPSTSMSESPSIANIQNKHNRDQQYLAVRAQQASRNSNSVDSGSYKAEGNEYIEDICPYATFQLNKQTYSESSYSGNVYSGPYHSNKEPEYTKVRRKGGSRLRDPATSEPIEYDTLGSESDNDIASRSNQSNYRHHRDTQDETSSSSENSPSSISRKSKPPYPPRKSAKAQSQNLPKRHVRSSSGYSSHNEETTFSISNYPNYSDHITPPARFSDLLGRDATLAVSSVNPSSLGSATEIGSNVVGKKSSNHSPRPRANQKLQREAFQINV